A part of Pseudoalteromonas arctica A 37-1-2 genomic DNA contains:
- the hppD gene encoding 4-hydroxyphenylpyruvate dioxygenase, with protein sequence MSEVNNYLGLVGIEFTEYATPDADYMDKVFTDFGFSKLKKFKGKDIVYYNQNDIHFLLNNEREGFSAEFAKSHGPAICSMGWRVENAQKAFETAVERGAKPATDSTHKNMPYPAIYGIGDSLIYFIENFGDKGTIYESDFEDLETQNVVEDKGFIRIDHLTNNVYKGTMEKWANFYKDVFGFTEVRYFDIKGQKTALISYALKSPCGTFSIPINEGKGNDNNQIDEYLGEYNGPGVQHLAFLTDDLVSSLDKLDKSTIATLDIIPEYYDTIFDRVPWVAEDKEKIRKHQILVDSQSENCYLLQIFSKNLFGPIFIEMIQRVDDGGFGEGNFQALFESIERDQERRGVL encoded by the coding sequence ATGAGTGAAGTAAATAACTATTTAGGTTTAGTCGGTATTGAATTTACCGAATACGCAACACCTGATGCTGATTATATGGATAAAGTATTTACTGATTTTGGCTTCTCTAAGCTTAAAAAATTCAAAGGTAAAGACATTGTTTATTACAACCAAAACGATATTCATTTTTTACTGAATAACGAGCGTGAAGGTTTTTCTGCAGAATTTGCTAAAAGCCATGGTCCTGCTATTTGTTCGATGGGTTGGCGTGTTGAGAATGCGCAAAAAGCATTTGAAACTGCAGTAGAGCGTGGTGCAAAACCAGCCACTGATTCAACACATAAAAACATGCCTTACCCTGCAATTTATGGCATTGGCGACAGCCTAATTTACTTTATTGAAAATTTTGGCGACAAAGGCACTATTTACGAAAGTGATTTTGAAGATTTAGAAACGCAAAATGTTGTAGAAGATAAAGGCTTTATCCGAATCGATCATTTAACCAATAACGTTTATAAAGGCACCATGGAAAAATGGGCTAACTTTTATAAAGACGTATTTGGTTTTACAGAAGTACGCTACTTTGACATTAAAGGTCAAAAAACAGCGCTTATTTCGTATGCACTTAAATCGCCATGCGGCACCTTCTCTATTCCAATAAACGAAGGTAAAGGTAACGATAACAACCAAATTGATGAATACCTTGGTGAGTACAACGGCCCAGGCGTTCAACATTTAGCGTTTTTAACAGATGACCTAGTAAGTTCTCTTGATAAGCTTGATAAATCAACAATTGCAACGCTCGATATTATCCCAGAGTACTACGATACTATTTTTGACCGTGTACCTTGGGTAGCTGAAGATAAAGAAAAAATTCGTAAGCACCAGATACTCGTAGATAGCCAAAGTGAAAATTGTTATTTATTACAAATTTTCTCTAAAAACTTATTTGGTCCAATCTTTATAGAAATGATCCAACGCGTTGATGATGGTGGCTTTGGTGAAGGTAACTTCCAAGCATTATTTGAATCAATCGAACGCGACCAAGAGCGTCGCGGCGTTTTATAA
- a CDS encoding peptide MFS transporter, which yields MSSAPDSGWCGHPKGLSTLFFTEMWERMSYYGMRAMLVLFMTASLQEEGLAFTVASAAAIYGLYTGAVYFLGLPGGWLADRLFGGQKAVWYGGIIIMIGHIILAIPHDYSFFIGLIFVATGTGLLKPNISAMVGQLYSDTDERRDGGYALYYMGINMGSLIGYYVCGYFMENVGWHWAFGAAAVGMAIGLVQYKLTLNNLPEHSALPANPLGPKGTSRAWIGIAAFVIAAAAVTTAAMTGAIVINPTVVAGYTAIVFTIIFFVYFGVIYFTGKLTDAEKQRMWALFLVCIASACFWSGFEQAGSSLNLFARDYTDRFIGTFEIPTTWFQSLNSLFIIALSPFFAALWINLSKSLVSPSYSVKCAIGLIIMASGFLVMFMAAHYAAEGLKVAPYWLVTTYFLHTVGELCLSPVALSAVSKLSPKRYTGQMMGVFVLTYSIGNIIAGLLAGNFDPNNVDEIPNLYLQIALFSIGVGVVLVLMTFKAKVWEKQGLEEKAS from the coding sequence ATGAGTTCAGCTCCAGATAGTGGTTGGTGTGGCCACCCTAAAGGACTTTCGACATTGTTCTTCACTGAAATGTGGGAACGAATGAGTTATTACGGTATGCGAGCTATGCTCGTATTATTCATGACAGCAAGCTTACAAGAAGAAGGCCTTGCCTTTACTGTTGCATCAGCTGCTGCAATTTATGGTTTGTATACGGGCGCAGTATACTTTTTAGGCTTACCTGGTGGTTGGCTAGCTGATAGATTGTTTGGCGGTCAAAAAGCAGTATGGTATGGCGGCATAATTATTATGATTGGCCATATTATTTTGGCTATTCCACATGATTATTCTTTCTTCATTGGCTTAATATTTGTAGCAACAGGTACTGGTTTGCTAAAACCAAATATCAGTGCAATGGTCGGCCAACTATACAGTGATACAGATGAGCGTCGTGATGGCGGTTACGCTCTTTATTACATGGGTATTAACATGGGTTCTTTAATAGGTTACTACGTATGTGGTTACTTTATGGAGAACGTAGGCTGGCACTGGGCATTTGGTGCAGCAGCTGTCGGTATGGCCATTGGTTTAGTTCAGTACAAACTCACACTTAATAACTTACCAGAGCACAGCGCTTTACCTGCTAATCCACTTGGTCCTAAAGGTACTTCACGTGCATGGATTGGTATTGCTGCATTTGTAATTGCTGCTGCTGCAGTTACTACGGCTGCAATGACCGGCGCAATTGTAATCAATCCAACAGTGGTTGCAGGTTACACAGCGATTGTATTTACTATTATCTTTTTTGTTTATTTTGGTGTTATTTACTTTACAGGTAAATTAACCGATGCCGAAAAACAAAGAATGTGGGCACTATTTTTAGTCTGTATTGCTTCTGCATGTTTTTGGTCTGGCTTTGAACAAGCCGGTTCGTCATTAAACCTATTTGCCCGTGATTACACCGACCGATTTATTGGTACGTTTGAAATCCCTACAACGTGGTTTCAATCATTAAACTCACTGTTTATTATTGCTTTATCGCCATTTTTTGCAGCACTTTGGATTAACTTATCTAAAAGCTTAGTGTCACCTAGCTACAGCGTTAAATGTGCAATTGGCTTAATTATCATGGCATCTGGCTTTTTAGTTATGTTTATGGCGGCTCATTACGCAGCTGAAGGTTTAAAAGTAGCGCCTTACTGGCTTGTTACTACGTACTTTTTACATACAGTGGGTGAGCTTTGTTTAAGCCCTGTAGCGTTAAGTGCTGTAAGTAAGTTATCGCCTAAACGTTACACTGGTCAAATGATGGGTGTATTTGTATTAACTTACTCAATCGGTAATATTATTGCAGGTTTACTTGCTGGTAATTTCGATCCGAACAATGTTGATGAAATTCCTAACTTATACTTACAAATTGCATTATTTAGCATTGGTGTTGGTGTTGTTTTAGTACTAATGACTTTTAAAGCTAAAGTATGGGAAAAACAAGGGTTAGAAGAGAAAGCCTCTTAA
- a CDS encoding metallophosphoesterase produces the protein MHSLTLLRATLIAFLLIFLSACGGAEDQVTVNPNDPVEPEPSGLIITNANGLQTSLDEGNFTINAPGEIVASDTEITYEKLVLDENNQAKNIISDIHTLTPNTLQLSSPMTITIKIPDDYVLGGQLTIARLSGDSWSSITNSTVSQGFVSAQVNQLGSYAIEMQRTVAFSDIGPTCDANATEQSIRFVHVADMHARFGYQEQYFSRIKAYYKKALSESPHTLFTDGGDDYEKGTVAEQISQGLASDETVKLMAFDLRVLGNHDYAWGPEKLLEFSQDDNAIVLASNTRFEGEQNKSFGGVDFAKVQVGCITLGVFGMTSVPWDELDEPIEDDPIPDFIKQFKMSWKWQQIAQSIVSQYSGDVDYMIMLSHLGKGTDVEIATNVPGIDLVLGGHTHGGEDFIELENNALVIQPEFYARGVTDLNLVFNTADKALSRYDYQHVDTRTSIEPDEETKLAIDEIMGRYAPDADTEIAISENYPSSFEVAEITALATKHSSSINAALLNPELVQKRWTPGTVTQEDFHKAFYVERQPSNTPGFNSLYQVTVTGTDLNTMIASQPDWFALKPEDIQVTTNYNVALFKGAALNPDLFFSSVTFNDVKPIAEAWWLLDQYARFRTTQCLHLDTDTQLNACQDVANITIWNFDDPTNPLTPDFGPSVLNYFDPENDGWGPEDTRYETTTDLNIGDLTDGPSGVMAFTDHSPTEGLKIELNTQANGDYANDGMVSDYTLIMDLYWPSEDSDSYRAIMQTETVDYLENDADIFIDPSGGYGEATFKSGYFGDTKPETWHRVAFVFYTAPINGVFEVYIDGELTGVKEFGEIDQRWALNKAVLLFTDNGYETVPGYLNALLYAGRAMTRGEIKSMGGAQQKLSFEQPTRVLNQTIERHYQAAPAIKTNQWIEQRNKFFGGNSKSVNN, from the coding sequence ATGCATTCATTAACATTATTACGTGCCACTCTAATAGCATTTCTCCTTATTTTTTTATCTGCCTGTGGTGGAGCCGAAGATCAAGTTACAGTAAATCCAAATGATCCTGTAGAGCCTGAGCCTAGTGGCTTAATTATTACCAATGCTAATGGCTTACAAACGTCATTAGATGAAGGTAACTTTACTATCAATGCCCCTGGGGAAATAGTGGCTAGCGATACCGAAATAACCTACGAAAAACTAGTCCTTGATGAGAATAATCAAGCAAAAAATATCATTTCAGATATACATACGCTTACCCCGAATACACTTCAACTTTCTAGCCCAATGACAATCACTATAAAAATACCTGACGACTATGTATTAGGCGGCCAATTAACTATTGCGCGTTTGAGCGGAGACTCTTGGTCAAGTATTACTAATTCAACAGTATCGCAAGGCTTTGTTAGTGCACAAGTAAACCAACTAGGTAGCTATGCAATAGAAATGCAACGTACGGTGGCATTTTCTGATATTGGCCCTACATGTGATGCAAATGCAACAGAGCAATCTATACGATTTGTTCACGTTGCCGACATGCATGCTCGCTTTGGGTATCAAGAGCAGTATTTTAGTCGTATCAAGGCTTATTATAAAAAAGCGTTAAGCGAATCTCCGCATACATTATTTACCGATGGTGGCGATGATTACGAAAAAGGGACCGTTGCAGAGCAAATATCACAAGGCTTAGCCTCTGATGAAACCGTAAAGCTAATGGCTTTTGATTTACGTGTTTTAGGGAATCATGACTATGCATGGGGTCCTGAAAAGCTGCTTGAGTTTTCACAAGACGATAATGCCATTGTACTTGCAAGTAATACCCGATTTGAGGGAGAGCAAAATAAGAGCTTTGGCGGTGTGGACTTTGCTAAAGTACAGGTTGGCTGCATAACATTGGGTGTGTTTGGGATGACGTCAGTACCATGGGATGAACTTGACGAGCCAATTGAAGATGACCCTATTCCTGACTTTATAAAACAATTTAAAATGAGTTGGAAGTGGCAACAAATCGCACAAAGTATTGTAAGCCAATACAGCGGTGATGTTGATTACATGATAATGCTAAGCCACTTAGGTAAAGGAACTGACGTTGAGATAGCAACCAATGTGCCCGGTATAGATTTAGTGCTTGGTGGGCATACTCATGGTGGTGAAGACTTTATAGAGCTTGAAAATAATGCTTTAGTCATTCAACCAGAATTTTATGCTCGCGGAGTCACCGATTTAAATTTAGTATTTAATACTGCAGATAAAGCACTAAGTCGTTACGATTATCAACATGTAGATACGCGAACATCTATAGAACCTGACGAAGAAACCAAGCTAGCTATCGATGAAATAATGGGCCGATATGCACCCGATGCTGATACAGAAATTGCCATTTCAGAAAACTACCCAAGTAGCTTTGAAGTTGCAGAAATAACAGCACTTGCAACTAAACATTCAAGCTCAATTAACGCAGCGCTGCTTAACCCTGAACTTGTACAAAAAAGATGGACGCCAGGCACTGTTACACAAGAAGATTTTCACAAAGCATTTTATGTTGAAAGACAGCCTTCAAACACACCTGGCTTTAATTCACTGTATCAAGTAACTGTTACAGGGACTGATTTAAACACAATGATTGCCAGCCAACCCGATTGGTTTGCGTTAAAGCCAGAAGATATTCAAGTAACAACAAATTATAATGTCGCTTTATTTAAAGGTGCAGCACTTAATCCAGATTTATTTTTTAGCAGTGTTACTTTTAATGATGTAAAGCCAATTGCCGAAGCATGGTGGCTACTTGATCAATACGCGCGCTTTAGAACAACTCAATGTCTTCACCTTGATACAGACACACAGCTTAATGCTTGCCAAGATGTTGCAAATATAACAATTTGGAACTTTGACGATCCAACAAACCCACTGACCCCAGACTTTGGTCCATCGGTTTTAAACTACTTTGACCCAGAAAATGACGGTTGGGGCCCCGAAGACACCCGCTATGAGACAACCACTGATCTTAATATTGGGGATTTAACTGATGGTCCTTCTGGTGTAATGGCTTTTACTGATCACTCACCTACAGAGGGTTTAAAAATTGAATTAAACACACAAGCAAATGGTGATTATGCTAATGACGGTATGGTATCTGACTACACTCTAATAATGGATTTATATTGGCCATCAGAAGATAGCGATTCTTATCGTGCGATAATGCAAACTGAAACAGTAGATTATTTAGAAAACGATGCAGATATATTTATTGATCCCAGTGGCGGTTATGGTGAAGCGACGTTTAAAAGTGGATATTTTGGTGATACTAAACCAGAAACATGGCATCGTGTAGCGTTTGTGTTTTACACAGCACCAATAAATGGTGTATTTGAAGTATATATTGATGGTGAATTAACGGGTGTAAAAGAATTTGGAGAAATAGACCAACGTTGGGCTCTCAACAAAGCAGTGCTCTTATTTACTGATAATGGCTACGAAACAGTCCCTGGTTATTTAAATGCCTTACTCTATGCGGGCCGTGCTATGACCCGTGGCGAAATTAAAAGTATGGGCGGCGCACAACAAAAGTTGTCCTTTGAGCAACCGACGCGAGTGTTAAACCAAACGATTGAACGTCACTATCAAGCTGCGCCAGCGATAAAAACAAACCAATGGATTGAGCAACGTAACAAGTTCTTTGGTGGCAACTCTAAAAGTGTAAACAATTAA
- a CDS encoding cellulose synthase subunit BcsC-related outer membrane protein — protein MPLRFALACTLALSSGLSANTVNDIDTQSVDWLLSQIGIGEAQQNKKLVEDSLRKLVAIAPARIETQCAVARYDFANGESAKANQLLSKIDNGLTKQAPCVEKLKVLSRTEGKDKSSIQQAKLLARAGRYEQAREIYNNIFKNVYPTLDYELEHLSWYGQDSSQWESVKRGYNKLAQSYPSIAQIEIAYARHLLRRNLTDKKAIDILSKYGAGPTFINEVEYIWLSALLEMPLTDDTVKQYQRYFTLYPFSSKGELQYQDFLKDYKKRQTLLADPAYQLWVRGDRLLEKNKLAAAEPLLLKALRGRPQDGAIMRSLGTLYLRLGENQKSYQYFTRAQKYTTEFAERETLQELAKTAKLWLYIREAKNAINNKEFKTAKLKLDLAATLEQETNTVIYNKGLLQFAQGQYSQAALTYQIVLRSDPLNSSALIGLLEIAELEQNEKALTSFYNSLSFNQKKLIKESYSVSLSSQYRAKANTFAQSGDLEQAEKVLKDAIEIAPEQPWLYYDLAFIYQQKGLTEEARALFNNVLWQFPLNPQIRYSHALFLRSLDDYQGAIKTLQYIPFKSRDKDIIALEQQLQLNESLTQSERHLDAKNKATAIYHLSNLEAQNLTPAMQAELSRSWYRINEKKHAIKLINKALEAEPSLSAYWQTLYGEWLLEQGDENKTKQWFEKYVLPESATENETTQYVQLQNSYITQYYNGSDLIAKLNQLDQKYKNTPATTTALINANLALEQREAAVILYQQKVQNKQTIEPQALLAIANAYIELGDDFQAKEVTQKAITQTTSQEGYLQRQIMSSLNEFNYSGDALYLAKQLVEKSPNDQELRYLGAQVASKFNETEQAQSWYAQTLFPNRTLNEKELYGALSKIDENDEWYVNGAKRELINEQNKNQAYIAIGVNFSGQTSTESEATLGAGLVPIEAYFPLWQGQGFIKVDPTTISAQTTRFDEQFAGSRYGQGALCIFTCSIDEVTPQESGVDVGIGWQNGNWRVDVGTTPLGFLIEDIVWGVNYADSFGDFGYSLELEKRPVTSSVLSYAGLKDVKTGEVWGGVRSTGLTANVSHDLGGKWGFWSSADFTLYKGQNVKDNQRYRMMGGTYYRVISNQEREFTAGASLLHWAYKYNLSEETWGHGGYYSPQNYVGLSVPLTYDARWGDDFVYRLKTGVSYSQTKTQSIDFFPNNTNLQLDAYAIESITGVDPVYEGETSSGVSYNLEGSFEYRITPNWFFGGYLAIDRSDFYEPNFGQLYIRYYFNPVYGTLEFPGTPIVPYAEF, from the coding sequence ATGCCGTTAAGGTTTGCCCTCGCTTGCACATTAGCGCTTAGCTCTGGATTAAGCGCTAACACAGTCAATGATATTGATACGCAATCTGTTGATTGGTTACTAAGCCAAATAGGTATTGGTGAAGCACAGCAAAATAAAAAACTAGTTGAAGATAGCTTGCGAAAGCTAGTCGCTATTGCCCCTGCCCGCATAGAAACACAGTGCGCAGTAGCGCGTTATGATTTTGCCAATGGCGAATCAGCGAAAGCCAACCAATTACTAAGTAAAATAGATAATGGGCTTACCAAACAAGCTCCGTGCGTTGAAAAGCTAAAAGTCCTTTCGCGTACTGAAGGAAAAGATAAATCTTCAATTCAGCAAGCTAAATTATTGGCTCGCGCGGGTCGTTATGAACAAGCTCGCGAAATCTATAATAATATTTTTAAAAACGTCTACCCTACATTAGATTACGAGCTTGAGCATTTAAGCTGGTATGGACAAGATAGCTCCCAATGGGAAAGTGTTAAAAGAGGCTATAATAAATTAGCTCAAAGCTACCCAAGTATTGCGCAGATAGAAATTGCTTATGCCCGTCACCTACTTAGGCGTAATCTTACAGATAAAAAAGCGATTGATATTTTAAGTAAATATGGCGCAGGCCCTACTTTTATTAATGAAGTAGAATATATTTGGCTTAGTGCTTTGCTAGAAATGCCCTTAACGGATGATACAGTTAAGCAGTATCAGCGCTATTTCACTCTTTATCCCTTTAGTAGTAAAGGTGAATTACAATACCAAGATTTTCTAAAAGATTATAAAAAACGTCAAACACTTCTTGCCGACCCCGCCTATCAGCTTTGGGTTAGGGGCGATAGATTACTTGAGAAAAATAAACTTGCTGCCGCAGAGCCTTTACTTTTAAAAGCTTTAAGAGGCCGACCGCAAGACGGCGCTATAATGCGAAGCCTTGGCACACTCTATTTACGCCTTGGTGAAAACCAAAAGTCGTATCAATATTTTACTCGTGCACAAAAGTACACAACTGAGTTCGCTGAACGTGAAACACTACAAGAATTAGCAAAAACAGCTAAGCTTTGGCTTTATATACGCGAAGCTAAAAATGCCATTAATAATAAAGAATTTAAAACGGCTAAGCTTAAGCTTGATTTAGCAGCCACCTTAGAACAAGAAACTAATACAGTAATATATAACAAAGGTTTATTACAATTTGCTCAAGGGCAATATTCACAGGCTGCACTTACATATCAAATTGTTTTAAGAAGTGATCCACTTAATAGCAGCGCTTTAATAGGTCTACTTGAAATAGCTGAATTAGAGCAGAATGAAAAAGCCCTAACCTCTTTTTACAACAGCTTATCGTTTAATCAAAAGAAACTAATTAAAGAATCTTATTCTGTATCTTTAAGTAGTCAGTACCGCGCAAAGGCAAATACGTTTGCACAGTCGGGAGATTTAGAGCAAGCCGAAAAAGTATTAAAAGACGCTATTGAAATAGCGCCAGAACAGCCTTGGTTATACTACGATTTAGCCTTTATATACCAACAAAAGGGGCTGACAGAAGAGGCCCGCGCTTTATTTAATAATGTGCTGTGGCAATTTCCGTTAAACCCTCAGATTCGTTACAGCCACGCGCTTTTTTTACGCTCCCTTGATGACTATCAAGGTGCTATTAAAACCTTGCAGTACATTCCATTTAAATCCAGAGATAAAGACATTATTGCGCTTGAACAGCAGCTGCAACTTAATGAGTCTTTAACACAAAGTGAGCGCCACCTTGATGCTAAAAACAAAGCCACTGCAATCTATCATTTAAGCAACCTAGAGGCACAAAATTTAACACCCGCTATGCAGGCAGAGTTATCGCGAAGCTGGTATCGAATTAATGAAAAAAAACACGCTATAAAACTTATAAACAAAGCACTGGAAGCTGAGCCTTCTCTTTCTGCTTATTGGCAAACACTTTATGGTGAGTGGCTTTTAGAGCAAGGTGATGAAAATAAAACGAAGCAATGGTTTGAAAAGTACGTATTACCAGAGAGCGCAACTGAAAACGAAACAACTCAATATGTACAGCTACAAAATAGCTATATTACTCAGTATTACAATGGTAGTGATTTAATCGCGAAGCTTAACCAGCTGGATCAAAAATATAAAAATACTCCAGCAACAACTACTGCCCTTATTAATGCAAATTTAGCACTTGAACAGCGCGAAGCGGCCGTTATTTTGTATCAGCAAAAAGTACAAAATAAACAAACCATAGAGCCTCAAGCACTACTCGCTATTGCTAATGCATACATAGAACTTGGGGACGACTTTCAAGCAAAAGAAGTTACGCAAAAAGCGATTACGCAAACCACATCGCAAGAAGGTTATTTGCAACGCCAAATCATGTCATCTCTCAATGAGTTTAATTACTCAGGGGATGCACTTTACTTAGCTAAGCAACTTGTTGAAAAGTCACCCAACGATCAAGAACTACGTTATTTAGGCGCTCAAGTAGCCAGCAAATTCAACGAAACCGAACAAGCACAATCTTGGTACGCGCAAACCCTATTTCCTAATCGTACATTAAATGAAAAAGAGCTTTACGGAGCGCTTTCAAAAATAGATGAAAACGATGAATGGTATGTAAACGGTGCTAAAAGAGAGCTAATAAACGAGCAAAACAAAAACCAAGCATACATTGCTATTGGTGTTAACTTTAGTGGGCAAACAAGCACCGAAAGCGAAGCAACACTTGGTGCGGGTTTAGTCCCGATTGAAGCTTACTTTCCGCTTTGGCAAGGCCAAGGGTTTATTAAAGTAGACCCGACTACTATCAGCGCACAAACAACGCGCTTTGATGAGCAATTTGCTGGCAGCCGCTATGGACAAGGTGCTTTATGTATTTTTACTTGTTCAATCGATGAAGTAACACCACAGGAAAGTGGTGTAGATGTAGGTATTGGTTGGCAGAACGGAAACTGGCGTGTAGATGTAGGTACAACTCCACTTGGCTTTTTAATTGAAGATATTGTATGGGGTGTAAATTACGCAGACAGTTTTGGTGATTTTGGATACAGCCTAGAACTTGAAAAACGCCCAGTTACAAGCTCGGTACTTTCTTATGCAGGTCTTAAAGATGTAAAAACAGGTGAAGTTTGGGGTGGTGTACGCTCTACAGGCCTAACGGCTAATGTATCACACGACTTAGGCGGAAAATGGGGTTTTTGGTCAAGCGCCGACTTTACCCTATATAAAGGCCAAAATGTAAAAGACAACCAACGCTATCGTATGATGGGTGGTACTTATTACCGTGTAATTAGCAATCAAGAGCGTGAATTTACCGCAGGCGCTAGCTTATTACATTGGGCATACAAGTATAATTTAAGTGAAGAAACGTGGGGTCATGGTGGTTATTACAGCCCACAAAACTATGTAGGTTTATCTGTGCCACTCACTTATGACGCGCGTTGGGGCGATGATTTTGTTTATCGATTAAAAACCGGTGTTTCGTACTCGCAAACAAAAACTCAATCTATTGATTTCTTCCCCAACAACACTAATCTGCAATTAGACGCATACGCTATAGAATCAATAACAGGTGTTGATCCTGTATATGAAGGTGAAACAAGTTCTGGTGTTTCATATAATCTTGAAGGTAGTTTTGAGTATAGAATAACGCCGAATTGGTTCTTTGGTGGCTACTTAGCCATCGATCGTTCTGACTTTTACGAACCAAATTTTGGTCAGCTTTATATACGTTACTACTTTAATCCTGTGTACGGAACACTTGAGTTTCCAGGCACCCCTATTGTTCCTTATGCTGAGTTTTAA
- the fahA gene encoding fumarylacetoacetase: MSLINETHDINLTSWVESANVDNCDFPIQNLPFAEFRRKGSDEAFRGGVAIGDQVIDLAKLSKLNVLTGDAKTAADAASEATLNTFMGLGGQYWSALRLALSKALRAGSEHQQALSDTLVAQSDIEFSLPCRIGDYTDFYTSIYHATAVGSLFRPDNPLLPNYKWVPIGYHGRSSSIDVSGQTFHRPKGQTKAPDAEVPSFGPCKRLDYELELGIYLGKGNALGDAIAIENAENHVFGFCVFNDWSARDLQAWEYQPLGPFLAKNFASTVSPWIVTTEALAPYRTSWTRDENDPQPMDYLESKANRDQGAFDIQMDVKIQTQKMRSEGHNPTRVSTSSFKHSYWTVAQMVTHHTVNGCNFMPGDMLGSGTQSGPTHEEAGSLLELSRGGKEKITLSNGEQRSFLEDGDNVIMRGWCEKEGYARIGFGSVESTVLPTK; this comes from the coding sequence ATGAGCCTAATTAACGAAACCCACGATATTAATTTAACCAGCTGGGTAGAGTCAGCTAATGTTGATAATTGCGACTTCCCTATTCAAAACTTACCGTTTGCAGAGTTTCGCCGTAAAGGGTCTGATGAGGCCTTTCGTGGTGGTGTTGCAATTGGTGACCAAGTAATTGATTTAGCAAAACTGAGTAAATTAAATGTTTTAACAGGTGACGCTAAAACAGCCGCTGATGCAGCAAGTGAAGCAACTCTAAATACATTTATGGGTTTAGGGGGGCAGTATTGGTCAGCACTTCGTTTAGCGCTTTCAAAAGCACTACGAGCAGGCTCTGAGCACCAACAAGCGCTTAGCGATACGCTAGTAGCACAATCTGATATAGAGTTTTCTTTGCCTTGCCGTATCGGTGATTACACTGACTTTTACACTTCTATTTATCATGCTACAGCTGTGGGTAGTTTATTTCGTCCTGACAACCCATTATTACCTAACTATAAATGGGTACCTATTGGTTATCATGGTCGTTCTTCATCTATTGACGTATCGGGTCAAACATTTCATCGCCCTAAAGGCCAAACTAAGGCGCCTGATGCAGAAGTGCCGTCATTCGGTCCTTGTAAACGCCTTGATTACGAACTAGAACTGGGTATTTACTTAGGTAAAGGCAATGCACTGGGCGATGCAATCGCGATTGAAAATGCAGAAAACCACGTATTTGGCTTTTGTGTGTTTAACGATTGGTCAGCTCGCGATTTACAAGCTTGGGAATATCAACCGCTTGGTCCTTTTTTAGCTAAAAACTTTGCCTCAACTGTATCGCCTTGGATTGTTACAACCGAAGCGCTAGCACCTTATAGAACAAGCTGGACGCGTGATGAAAACGATCCACAGCCTATGGACTATTTAGAGTCAAAAGCGAATCGAGACCAAGGTGCTTTTGATATTCAAATGGATGTTAAAATCCAAACGCAAAAAATGCGTAGCGAAGGCCATAACCCAACGCGTGTATCAACATCTAGCTTTAAGCACTCTTACTGGACTGTGGCACAAATGGTTACTCACCACACAGTAAATGGCTGTAACTTTATGCCAGGTGACATGTTAGGTTCGGGCACTCAGTCGGGCCCAACGCACGAAGAAGCGGGTTCTTTACTTGAACTATCTCGTGGCGGTAAAGAAAAAATTACGCTAAGCAATGGCGAACAACGTAGCTTTTTAGAAGATGGCGATAACGTTATTATGCGCGGCTGGTGTGAAAAAGAAGGCTATGCACGTATAGGTTTTGGCTCTGTAGAGAGCACAGTACTGCCTACAAAGTAA